In Zea mays cultivar B73 chromosome 7, Zm-B73-REFERENCE-NAM-5.0, whole genome shotgun sequence, the following proteins share a genomic window:
- the LOC100193524 gene encoding ACT domain-containing protein ACR10-like yields the protein MGIPSDDVVQIRHADAAGEPTVVTVSCPDKTGLGCDLCRVVLLFRLSVVKGDMSTDGRWCYIVLWVLPRGGRPVPVPWDLLKDRLLQLCPVAPPFGFDNAYLAAAGLQDLAPPPPKLFLLKLCCFDRMGLLHDVTRVLCELELTIRRVKVSTTPDGSVLDLFFITDARELLHTKSRREETQDKLEAVLGDSLTCCEIDPAGEDMLSCLQSWASLTPAITEQMFNTEEQPISTRGGTISVTMDNSLSSVHTLIQIQCGDHKGLLYDIMRTVKDGNIQVSYGRFYASQNGRCEIDLFAVQSDGKKILDQHRQRALCCRLRMELLRPLRVALVNRGPDTELLVANPVEVSGKGRPLVFYDITLALKNLQKRIFLAEIGRHVVEDREWEVYRLHFGEEHELSSALRSKIVDEVTNMLMGWDS from the exons ATGGGGATACCCAGCGACGACGTGGTGCAAATCCGCCACGCCGACGCCGCTGGCGAGCCCACCGTCGTCACCGTCAGCTGCCCCGACAAGACGGGCCTCGGCTGCGACCTCTGCCGGGTCGTCCTCCTCTTCCGCCTCAGCGTCGTCAAGGGAGACATGAGCACGGACGGGCGGTGGTGCTACATCGTGCTCTGGGTTCTGCCACGCGGGGGGCGGCCGGTGCCCGTGCCATGGGACCTACTCAAGGACAGGTTGCTTCAGCTCTGCCCCGTCGCGCCGCCGTTCGGATTCGACAACGCGTACCTCGCAGCGGCTGGCCTACAGGACCTTGCGCCTCCCCCACCAAAGCTCTTCTTGCTCAAGCTATGCTGCTTCGACCGGATGGGACTCTTGCATG ATGTGACACGTGTTCTGTGCGAGCTAGAGCTCACGATTCGGAGGGTGAAGGTCTCTACCACGCCTGATGGGAGTGTGCTGGACCTTTTCTTCATCACAGATGCCAG GGAGCTTCTGCACACAAAGAGCAGAAGAGAAGAAACCCAGGACAAACTGGAGGCTGTCTTAGGCGACTCCTTGACATGCTGTGAAATAGATCCTGCTGGTGAAGACATGTTGTCTTGCCTCCAATCCTGGGCCTCGCTGACGCCTGCTATCACGGAACAGATGTTTAACACAGAGGAGCAACCGATCAGCACAAGGGGTGGCACCATCTCCGTGACGATGGACAACTCACTTAGCTCTGTCCACACTCTTATTCAGATTCAGTGCGGTGACCATAAGGGCCTCCTCTATGATATCATGAGGACAGTCAAAGACGGTAACATTCAGGTTTCGTATGGCCGATTCTATGCGAGCCAAAATGGAAGGTGTGAGATCGATTTGTTCGCGGTGCAATCAGATGGGAAGAAGATCCTTGATCAGCACAGGCAGCGAGCACTGTGCTGCCGCCTAAGGATGGAGCTCCTCCGACCACTGCGCGTGGCATTGGTGAACCGAGGTCCTGACACAGAGCTGCTGGTAGCAAACCCGGTTGAGGTTTCTGGAAAGGGCAGGCCGCTGGTGTTCTATGACATCACCCTTGCTCTCAAGAATCTTCAGAAACGAATCTTCTTG GCTGAGATTGGGAGGCATGTTGTGGAAGATAGGGAGTGGGAAGTCTACAGATTGCACTTTGGTGAGGAGCATGAGCTCTCGTCTGCGCTGCGGAGCAAGATCGTGGATGAAGTCACCAACATGCTGATGGGGTGGGACTCATGA
- the LOC100193524 gene encoding ACT domain-containing protein ACR10-like isoform X1: protein MGIPSDDVVQIRHADAAGEPTVVTVSCPDKTGLGCDLCRVVLLFRLSVVKGDMSTDGRWCYIVLWVLPRGGRPVPVPWDLLKDRLLQLCPVAPPFGFDNAYLAAAGLQDLAPPPPKLFLLKLCCFDRMGLLHDVTRVLCELELTIRRVKVSTTPDGSVLDLFFITDARELLHTKSRREETQDKLEAVLGDSLTCCEIDPAGEDMLSCLQSWASLTPAITEQMFNTEEQPISTRGGTISVTMDNSLSSVHTLIQIQCGDHKGLLYDIMRTVKDGNIQVSYGRFYASQNGRCEIDLFAVQSDGKKILDQHRQRALCCRLRMELLRPLRVALVNRGPDTELLVANPVEVSGKGRPLVFYDITLALKNLQKRIFLHLLVMFVG, encoded by the exons ATGGGGATACCCAGCGACGACGTGGTGCAAATCCGCCACGCCGACGCCGCTGGCGAGCCCACCGTCGTCACCGTCAGCTGCCCCGACAAGACGGGCCTCGGCTGCGACCTCTGCCGGGTCGTCCTCCTCTTCCGCCTCAGCGTCGTCAAGGGAGACATGAGCACGGACGGGCGGTGGTGCTACATCGTGCTCTGGGTTCTGCCACGCGGGGGGCGGCCGGTGCCCGTGCCATGGGACCTACTCAAGGACAGGTTGCTTCAGCTCTGCCCCGTCGCGCCGCCGTTCGGATTCGACAACGCGTACCTCGCAGCGGCTGGCCTACAGGACCTTGCGCCTCCCCCACCAAAGCTCTTCTTGCTCAAGCTATGCTGCTTCGACCGGATGGGACTCTTGCATG ATGTGACACGTGTTCTGTGCGAGCTAGAGCTCACGATTCGGAGGGTGAAGGTCTCTACCACGCCTGATGGGAGTGTGCTGGACCTTTTCTTCATCACAGATGCCAG GGAGCTTCTGCACACAAAGAGCAGAAGAGAAGAAACCCAGGACAAACTGGAGGCTGTCTTAGGCGACTCCTTGACATGCTGTGAAATAGATCCTGCTGGTGAAGACATGTTGTCTTGCCTCCAATCCTGGGCCTCGCTGACGCCTGCTATCACGGAACAGATGTTTAACACAGAGGAGCAACCGATCAGCACAAGGGGTGGCACCATCTCCGTGACGATGGACAACTCACTTAGCTCTGTCCACACTCTTATTCAGATTCAGTGCGGTGACCATAAGGGCCTCCTCTATGATATCATGAGGACAGTCAAAGACGGTAACATTCAGGTTTCGTATGGCCGATTCTATGCGAGCCAAAATGGAAGGTGTGAGATCGATTTGTTCGCGGTGCAATCAGATGGGAAGAAGATCCTTGATCAGCACAGGCAGCGAGCACTGTGCTGCCGCCTAAGGATGGAGCTCCTCCGACCACTGCGCGTGGCATTGGTGAACCGAGGTCCTGACACAGAGCTGCTGGTAGCAAACCCGGTTGAGGTTTCTGGAAAGGGCAGGCCGCTGGTGTTCTATGACATCACCCTTGCTCTCAAGAATCTTCAGAAACGAATCTTCTTG CATCTTCTTGTGATGTTTGTAGGCTGA